One Carcharodon carcharias isolate sCarCar2 chromosome 22, sCarCar2.pri, whole genome shotgun sequence genomic window, CCTGCCCTGGTACAAATGGGTTGGGACATCAGATCCACTGGACGAGGGATTGTTTTTCTTGTTTGGGGTTCCTCTCCAGTTATCAAACCAAATATGTACTGTGTGGCTGTAACATTCTCAGATGCTCCAGATATGTTATGGAAATACCCTTTCATTGTTATTCTCTCTGGGACATAATGAGGCCAATGCACATTATATGTACAGAGCCTTTAGGGCTGGATGGTTTGGGTAAATAAAAGGCCCCTTCTTCACCCAACAAGCATTGCTTTATTGACCTCTGTAAGTTTTAGATTTTCCTCTTTTGAAGACCTTAGGGtattctgggggtgggggaggggcagggggagagggtgggggcagagggtgatgaacAATATTCCTCAAGTTGTAACTACTTAACACCAGAAATGACTGATTTCAGAAAAACAAAAAGCCAGCAAAGGAAAATAAAAGGTTCTAGGTGTGCTATTGTATATCATCAGAACATCTTAAAATGTTAAAGAGGTTACATTAAAGGGAAAATAAGGTTAGCGAAATCATGATGATTTCAGTAGTTAAAAGTGTCACGAAACTCCGAACAAGTAAGGGAACATTTCCTCTCCTTGATGTGTGTAACAAGATTACAACCTCACTTACAAGGAACATACTTACAGTTTTATTACACTGAGCTCATCAGcacctgcacccccaccttcccaaaCCCAGTCACAACCACTGACCCCCACAACTCCTGcccaccaaacccccccaaccacacaccccctgcCCTGCCCCCCAAGCATTTAAGTCAAAGCTTTCATTATGATGCTATACAATCAAATACTGATCTCCCAGTGTGCTGACTTTTGGTTCTAGTCACGTCTCTAATATTGTATTATTGGTATTATCTTGTAAGCCTATATTTTGAACCAAAAATTCTGAGCTCGTATGTATTTTGCTTAGCCTTCACTTACCAGCAATTGTAACCTTTTCCTGGTTATTATCTGAGAATGTTAGTACTTTGTTCAGCCAGTCCAACTGCTCTTGACTGAAACCTCCATTGAATGCCACAAAGCGTTTATTCAGACCAGTGAGGCCTATTAATGAAATATTTTAGAGCTTTTCATTTCTCAAATTGTAATGATTTCAAACATTTGAAAGCACACCACAGATTTCTGAAATACTGTTAGGAAACTCTCAATTCAATATCTTTAGCTGTTTTTTAAATATACATTCTTCCCGAAATTTTACCCATGTGTCCACATGAAGTCATTCAGCAAGATGCTACAACGGTCATTATTGTTTCACTGAAATTCCATAGGACTTTGTCCCTGTTCGATACTTCTGAAACCAAACTTGATAAAGATCAAAGCTGCATAGCTCTGTATGCTCGTCCtcggtgggagtgagacagaagggCTGAAATACAACCTGCGAATATGATACACCACATATTCTTTCTTCTCTTAACACTATCCCAAcaaccataagaacataaggaataggagcaggaatagaccatatgaTCCTTTCAGCCTCTTTCAGTAAGATCCCGGCTGATCCTGGGCTTCAACACTTTCCCGCCTGCTCCAcatgtcccttgattccctgaggggccaaaaacctgtctatctcagccataAATATGCTCAGTGTTGGAGCATCCATACCCCTCTGGGTAAAAGAAtctcaaagattcacaacaatttgattgaagaaatttttgtggacaggatatacctgggcagttttccacattgctgggtagatgccagcattgcagttgcactggaacagcttggctaggggcgcaccAAGTTCTGGAGGGCaattcttcagtattattgctgtaatattctccgagcccatagccttttcactacccagtgccttcagccgtttcttgatatcacatggagtgaattgaattggcttaaggctggcatctgtgatgctgggatccAACGGAGGAGGCCGAGAGGGAACATCCAACTTggtacttcaggctgaagattattgctaatgcttcagccttgtcttttgcactgatgtgctgggctccccccgggggaggggatgaggatatttgtggtaAATAGTTGTTTAGCTCTAATGCATGCTGCTTtcgctatttggcatgcaagtagtcctgtgttgtagcttcaccaggttaacacctcaccTTTTTTttaggcatgccctcctgcactcttcattgaaccagggttggtgcccccagcttgatggtaatggtagagtgggggatatcctgggccatgaggttacagattgttgttgtatacaattctgctgctgctgatggcccacagcaccccatggatgcccaatcttcagttgctagatctatttgaaatctatcccatttagcatggtggtagtgctacacaacgcGATAGAGGCTATCATCAATGTacagatgggactttgtctccacaggactgtgtgatggtcactccgaccaatactgtcatggacagatgcatctgcggcaggcaggttggtgaggatgaggtcaagtaggtttttcccttgtgttggttccctcaccatctgcttcagacccagtctagcagctatgtcctttaggacttggccagctgagtctgtagtggtgctaccgagccattcttggtgacggacgttgaagtcccccatctTCAGCGCTTTCTCCAAGCGGTGTTCTAaatggagaagtactgattcatcagctgacgaAGGTTGGTTGGCAGGCGGGGTATGGCGGTTTAGGTGGTAATCGGCagatttctttgcccatgtttcacctgatgccatgagccttcatggagtccagagtcaatgttgagaactcccagggcaactcccctcCGATTGTtgaccactgtgccgccacctctggtggggccaggacatacccaggggtggtgatggtggtgtctgggacattgtctgtgagATATGATTCTGCGAGTATGACTATgccagactgttgcttgactagtctgtgaaactgttctgccaattttgacacaagcccccagatgttaataaggagggctTTCCAGGGTTGATAGTGCTGGGTTTGTCAttatcgtttccagtgcctaggtcgatgctgggtgatccATCCGATTTCGTTCCTTTTTGCttcaactgagtgtcttgctaggccatttcagtgggtggttaagagtcaactacctTGCTGTAAGTCTGAGTCAcaaataggccagaccaggtaagcatggcagatttccttccctaaagggcattggtaaaccagatgtgtttttacaacaatcgaaaatggtttcatggtcactattaccaaaACTAGCTTCTtaaatccagatttattaattgaatttaaattccaccagctgtggtgggattcaaatccattAGTCTGGGCCATTGGGTTACTAGtacagtgacatcaccactatgccaccacctttaTGGATGACATGCCCAGCCTTAAGAAAAATGCATGAAAATTGTtgctaaaaaaaatgaaatatacAATAATGCATTCTGGAATTATAAAACTAGCATTAATTAGAGGTTCAAAATTGATATTTTAATATTGGAAATCAAAAAAATAAAGGTTACCCAATACTGCTGTATATGAATGTAACCTTACATTACCTTTTGAGCTATTAAAATCTTCATTTTTGTTGAAAGTCTTCAGTTTCTCCATTGAGTAATGATGTTTCTTGCTGGAATATTTCCTTCCCAGAATGCTGAGATCGTATGAGTCAGTGATTATGAATCGAAACTTAGGAAAAGGACTAAAATGGTAGCCATAAAAAGCCTCATGATCATCAGGGTTGGACAGTGTCTTATCACCGCTCTCCAGCTTACCCAGGTGCTTGCTACTGAGAGCTGATTTATGCAGCAGTTCCCTGTCAAAGTTATAAAATTCATGGTTTCCCCAGATATGGTGCACAGGAGACGTACACTTTGTAAATTCATTTATTACCACTTGAAGTGCATCTTTTGAGGACTTTAGCTGTGAATTGCAGCCATCAATGACATCACCAAGCTGCAGAATAAACCTGGGAGTGATGGGTTCTTCATTCCATTCCATGACAGCACTGCTCAACAGATGGAGGCTGTTCCTATAGTAACGCCTCTTTGTGCGTGTGTCATTGTAACCATTATCTGCATCGGCGTATTGAATGTCTGCTATGACTCCAAAACTAAAGTTCCATTTTTTAGCCTCATCTGCTTCAGTTGCCATTCTTTCAATAGCTTAAAGTCCATATACTTTGCCACCATCTGAAACATATAAAACTTCGGTTTAAACATGGCTCAGTTCTAATGCAAGTTCATTGAATCGTTATTGTGAAGTTTTCTTTGCTCATACAGTGATACATTGGTAAAAGATCTACTAATAATTGAGTGCTTTGATACCAGAGCCACATTTTCAAATCACCTCCCTCCATCTTAAGAGCCAGGTCCAGAAGCTCCATGTGTCCAAACTCACTCGTTTCCAAGACGTTTTTCCATGTTCTATTAAAAGGCAGTCGAATAGGTGACACATAAAACATTTATGATGAAAAGTAAGATGCAGAGCATCAATGGTAATGCAGCCATAGGCCTGGACTTTTCCCAcgtcgggcgggcttggcgggagtggtCGTGGAACTGACCGCCAACTGTcatcggctccgcaccgccattttacgaggacaggccaagtaaggcccacccagcgtaatacgcgagcagtagcgctcagtgctacctgtgcgggcgcgggtaggagggagagtgggtccaacgctctttcgcacatgtgtgcgtaaaagtgcttcaatctccctgaggcagctccgtgcctctggGATATTGAAGTGCCTccgaaataaataaataaatggaataaaaatttaatgaagcaGGTCCCCTCTGaaatggggcatgtttttatagttcagaatttgaatttaaatttcaacatctgccgtggtaggattcaaacccaagtcacCAGagcaggtctctggattactagcccaatgacaataccactatgaaaCCAACTTCCCTTCAATATTCAAGAAGAAAATAATGTGGCATATTTCAGACAAGAAATCAATTAAAGaacattttaaacagtgagattcTGAACAGAGTTGGTAAAATAAGCTGATATTTGAAAAGATGGAGTTCAAGTGGAAAAGATCTTATAAAGGAAAACAGGCTTTTGGATTTAATATGTTAGGGATACTGAGTACAAAATGAATTTCTACAATACTGGTTAACCTGGTACTTGCTGGAGTACAATGTACACCCATTGTACACCCAAGGTACACCCATTGTTTAGGCATACAGGAAGCATGGAAAAATCACAACAAAGAATCATTAGGATAAAAGGTTACAGATATGAAGTCAGAACTGAAAAATAGGAGCACAGAAGGGgaacagagatttttttttaaatgaaggttTTTGAGGTGGCAAGTAGAGAAAGGCATTTTTCACTGGTTAATAAAATGGTAAACAAGGGACACAGACTCAAGATTATCAATAGAAGAATAAAGGGGAATGTCTTTCACACAGAAGATTATAAGAACACGATATCCAGACAGTCCATCAGGTCAGATTTCTGTATTGTCACCAGATGTTTGTGCTTGTTCCATATTTGTTGACTTGCTGACACACTGGGCTTGAAATTCAGGCGTTTAAAATAACGGGCAGACAATCCCCAGTGCTAGTTTTACAACTGGGTAGCAAGTTGAATATCTACCCCATTATTTGTTATTATATGccaatttaaaacaaaaccttCTGCAATAATAGCACTGACATTGTTTGGGTAGTTAAAACTGCCTTTTTAACGAATTTAAGAGAGGAAAATTCAAAAATGGGAGCCAGTACCAGTGACAGCAATTCAGATCTGGCTGTCTGAGGCCactttgaaaaagaaaaatgcagctTTGTGCATATTGTTGATTGCTTTGGACCTACGTGCGTTATTTTTAAAACCCCAGTTAAATAGAAGAGGGTATCACAAAGCAATTATATCCTCTAGGGGTTCAGGTGACAGTTATAATGAATGGTTGAAGATGCCATCTGGATCACCAAATGCATAAGAGAATTGAGTGCAGACAACAGAGGGAGCAACTAGGCCTTTGGTGTTATATCAGTTGAATCTAGTTGGTTCCTGCTTCATGTCCTATGATCCAAGATGATTGAACCTGTACCCCAGGCTCACATGCAGCCTTTAAGAGAGGAACTTAGtgttctcttctcatgcagtataaattgttgttccatttGTTGTTGGAAATCTTACAATCTGTCCTtctgagtgcaagatgaagagcttagacagcatgtctcttttccaGCAATAGTCAATTCAGTGTTACTTGTAGTACTTCAATTCTGTAACATTGGGGATTTGGAAAGCTCTATTTTTAGCACTGTTGCCTTACTAGATAAATCCATATTAGAATACCATGATCTAGCTCTATCTAAAGTTTGAGATATATGAATGCAGGGATTTAAACATTATAAAATCAATTTCCCACTTCAGAACCCATGGGTATAGGTTGGTGGAGAGAAGTCTGTACTGCAACTTCAGTCGTAAGCTCtctaaagtttttatttcattctttAACTTTAACGGCGTGAAGTCATGAACTGGTTGTGCCCGCATGATTTTAAGTGCCCACTGTCTTCTCTCTGCTGTTCGGCCTGGCTACCGGAAAAAGAAACTTGCCCAAACAAGCGGCCCAGCCAGGACTTGTGTCAGGGTACCCGTGTCGCCCAGGAGTTGGCTCATCTCTACCCATAGGTTTGCCTACATAAAACAttgcgcataaaatgatgcacttcCAAATCTGCATCCCTGCTTAAAATACTGCACTCCTGAGACCATTTCATCCTGTGAAGTGATTTGAAGAGGTTCAGCGCGATAAAGCGCTATATACATCAAGATATCAAGATGATCTAATTATACACGCGCAGCGCAGTCTTAGTTAAACCAAACCCGCGAGTTTCATTGAATACAGAGAAAAATGGACTGTGCGCCTATTGTAGCTCCTTGGGCATATAGACCGTCTCCCGCTTCTGAACTGTACCTGCCGCAGAATGCCTCTTGTTGTTTGTACGAGAAATAGCTGGCGATCCGGTAACAGTCCGCAATCTCTAAACGGATAACAGTCAGCAAATTTCCGCCAATGTCAGGGTGCAGAAAACTTACACAGTGGATCCTTCACCGCTAAGCCAGGCAGGGAACTTGATCTTTTAGACACAGTACCAAACTCAACATTTCTATTGATTCTACTGCAGAGGTTTATACGAGGGAAACCCATGTACATCATTTCCGCCAACTGGACAAATTGCAGCAGACTGCTAAGATCCTAACAGCAGCTATTTTCTTTCCAGATGAGGGCTGATAGTGGTGCGATCAACTACACACATTTTCTCTTCAtcttaatttatatatttttttgtcTTCCAGAGAGCTTGAgatttatttgccctacctttcaTCTATGTGAGAACATATTTTGACTGTACCTGAACTATCTTCTCAAAAGACATCCCCTTGTTCGGTTACAGtcttgcctgccaacctttgactccaaatTATCAGGATCAGAACTATTCTTACCGCGTTGAAGTCGGTTTACCCCCA contains:
- the LOC121293712 gene encoding manganese-dependent ADP-ribose/CDP-alcohol diphosphatase-like, which produces MATEADEAKKWNFSFGVIADIQYADADNGYNDTRTKRRYYRNSLHLLSSAVMEWNEEPITPRFILQLGDVIDGCNSQLKSSKDALQVVINEFTKCTSPVHHIWGNHEFYNFDRELLHKSALSSKHLGKLESGDKTLSNPDDHEAFYGYHFSPFPKFRFIITDSYDLSILGRKYSSKKHHYSMEKLKTFNKNEDFNSSKGLTGLNKRFVAFNGGFSQEQLDWLNKVLTFSDNNQEKVTIAAHVPIHPNSTNSEGVAWNYDEILSVLHAHTSVVCFLAGHDHDGGYHLDDHGIHHLTFEGVIETSPGSYAFGTMYVYNDRMILRGRGRIQDRILRYKQI